A genomic region of Jeotgalibaca ciconiae contains the following coding sequences:
- a CDS encoding site-specific integrase gives MVNRKRKTQLFHDYFEEWVELYKVGAVRKVTLDKYYMTHQRIVELASDLRLCDLSRTTYQRLLNSYALTHEKQTTMDFHHQIKGAILDALEEGLIDNNPTRKIIIKGKEPKEKRPKFLNQFELQSLLKQLNLTNELNWDWFILLVAKTGLRFSEALALTPQDFDFFNQNLSVTKTWNYKNSIGEFQPTKNESSNRKIPIDWQTAMQFSQLVKDLDEEKPIFVMNRVFNSTINNRLKVLCTKADIPIITIHSLRHTHASLLLFAGVSIASVARRLGHSSMTTTQETYLHIIQELENQDNDKIIRHLAMLV, from the coding sequence TTGGTCAATAGGAAAAGAAAAACACAATTGTTTCATGATTACTTCGAAGAATGGGTGGAATTATACAAGGTCGGAGCGGTGAGGAAAGTCACCTTGGACAAGTATTATATGACTCATCAGAGAATTGTAGAGCTAGCATCGGACTTACGTTTGTGTGATCTAAGTAGAACTACTTATCAAAGATTATTGAACAGTTATGCATTAACTCATGAAAAACAAACAACAATGGACTTTCATCATCAAATTAAAGGTGCTATTCTGGATGCACTTGAAGAAGGGTTAATCGATAATAACCCTACACGGAAGATTATTATTAAAGGTAAAGAACCAAAAGAGAAAAGACCGAAATTTTTAAACCAATTCGAATTGCAATCTTTATTAAAGCAGTTAAATTTAACCAACGAACTAAATTGGGATTGGTTTATTTTACTTGTTGCTAAAACTGGACTTCGTTTTTCTGAAGCATTAGCACTTACCCCACAAGATTTTGATTTTTTTAATCAAAATTTGTCGGTAACTAAGACTTGGAATTATAAAAATAGCATTGGAGAATTTCAACCAACAAAAAATGAATCTTCCAATCGAAAAATTCCGATTGATTGGCAAACAGCAATGCAGTTCTCACAGTTAGTAAAAGATTTAGACGAAGAAAAACCAATTTTTGTTATGAACAGAGTGTTTAACTCCACGATAAACAATCGACTCAAAGTATTATGTACAAAAGCAGATATTCCAATCATTACAATCCATAGCTTAAGACATACTCATGCATCATTACTACTTTTCGCCGGTGTTTCAATCGCGAGCGTTGCAAGAAGACTAGGACATTCTAGCATGACTACAACCCAAGAGACTTATTTACATATTATTCAAGAATTGGAAAATCAGGACAATGATAAAATTATTCGTCATTTAGCTATGCTTGTATAA
- a CDS encoding restriction endonuclease subunit S, producing the protein MDKKAPVVRFKGFEDEWEQRKLGDMVDRLKSYSLSRDVETSEETGIKYIHYGDIHTKVADKITRKSNLPTIKNGIYESLQKGDLILADASEDYQGIATPSIIIEDMAFQIVAGLHTIAIRPIEVDSIYLYYLINTQTFRRHGYRVGTGMKVFGISVKNIMNFTTLFPSYEEQVKTGSLLLRIEKTIALHQRKLETLKQLKKGFLQKLFPKNQENVPEIRFANFQAEWEQRKLDEISDKVTEKNINNEFTETLTNSAEYGIINQREFFDKDISNKKNLNGYYVVRKDDFVYNPRISNYAPVGPIKRNKLGRTGVMSPLYYIFRTHNIDKTFLEYYFDTTIWHRFMKLQGDSGARADRFAIKDSVFKTMPIPSPSIEEQEKIGCIFKVIDDTVALHQKKLEQLQLLKSGLLQKMFI; encoded by the coding sequence TTGGATAAAAAAGCACCAGTGGTAAGGTTTAAAGGGTTCGAAGATGAGTGGGAACAGCGTAAGCTTGGAGATATGGTTGATAGACTAAAGTCATACTCACTTTCGCGAGATGTTGAAACATCAGAGGAGACTGGAATCAAGTATATACATTACGGTGACATACATACAAAAGTAGCTGATAAAATTACAAGAAAATCAAATTTACCAACTATTAAAAATGGCATATATGAAAGTCTACAAAAAGGAGACTTAATTCTTGCAGATGCTTCTGAAGATTATCAAGGAATAGCTACACCATCAATTATAATAGAAGATATGGCTTTTCAAATTGTTGCTGGTCTCCACACAATAGCAATTAGACCTATAGAAGTAGACTCTATTTATTTGTATTACCTGATAAATACCCAAACGTTTAGAAGACATGGATATAGAGTAGGTACAGGTATGAAAGTTTTTGGTATCAGTGTCAAAAATATTATGAACTTTACAACATTATTTCCTTCGTACGAAGAACAGGTTAAAACTGGAAGTTTATTGCTTCGTATAGAAAAAACTATCGCTCTTCATCAGCGAAAATTAGAAACATTGAAGCAATTGAAGAAAGGCTTTTTGCAGAAATTATTCCCCAAAAATCAGGAAAACGTGCCGGAAATACGGTTTGCAAATTTCCAAGCAGAGTGGGAACAGCGTAAGCTAGATGAAATATCTGATAAAGTTACCGAAAAAAATATAAATAATGAATTCACTGAAACTTTAACTAATTCGGCAGAATATGGAATTATTAATCAGCGTGAATTTTTTGATAAAGATATATCAAACAAAAAGAATTTAAACGGATATTACGTTGTTCGAAAAGATGACTTTGTTTACAATCCAAGAATTTCTAATTATGCACCAGTTGGACCAATTAAACGGAATAAACTAGGAAGAACTGGGGTAATGTCTCCACTTTACTATATTTTTAGGACACATAATATTGATAAAACATTCTTAGAATATTATTTTGATACAACTATTTGGCATCGATTTATGAAATTACAGGGGGACTCTGGGGCACGAGCAGATCGTTTTGCAATTAAAGATTCTGTTTTTAAGACAATGCCTATTCCGTCTCCAAGTATTGAAGAACAAGAAAAAATCGGATGCATCTTCAAAGTTATAGATGACACCGTCGCTCTTCATCAGAAGAAACTAGAACAACTACAATTATTGAAAAGTGGTCTTCTACAAAAAATGTTCATTTAA
- a CDS encoding type I restriction-modification system subunit M: MEEKQSKTLYQALWNSADILRSKMDASEYKNYLLGLIFYKYLSDRMLYHAVDLLEENVSDLNEAQQIYVDAFNDPEIKEDLIEGLRYDFSYALEPNLTFTALVQRIHKGRFQLEDLAQGFRNIEQSSELFENLFEDVDLYSKRLGASAQKQNQTISAVMKELATLDIAHKGDALGDAYEYLIGQFASDSGKKAGEFYTPQSISTLMTQIVLTGKEDQKGFSVYDAAMGSGSLLLNAKKYSNEPGTINYFGQELNTSTYNLARMNMILHGVDVANQHLHNGDTLDADWPTEEPTNFDAVLMNPPYSAKWTADKGFLDDPRFSIYGVLAPKSKADFSFLLHGYYHLKDTGVMAIVLPHGVLFRGASEGKIRKILLENGAIDTVIGLPANIFFNTSIPTTVIILKKNRESKDVLFIDASNEFTKAKNQNNLEDQHIQKILDTYRQRKDIEKYSHLASFDEIIENDFNLNIPRYVDTFEEEEPISLAEVAKELEEIDKQIEESNAALIEMVQELTATTPEAQEELDQFINFLTKMESKEGVFLG, translated from the coding sequence ATGGAAGAGAAACAATCAAAGACACTATACCAAGCGCTATGGAATAGCGCTGATATTTTGCGTTCAAAAATGGATGCTAGTGAGTATAAGAACTATTTGTTAGGGCTTATTTTTTATAAGTATTTATCTGATAGAATGCTTTATCATGCGGTGGATTTATTAGAGGAAAATGTTTCTGATTTAAATGAAGCTCAGCAAATCTATGTAGACGCATTCAATGACCCGGAAATTAAAGAAGATTTAATTGAAGGATTAAGATATGATTTTTCTTACGCTTTAGAACCAAATTTAACATTTACTGCGCTTGTTCAAAGAATTCATAAAGGTAGATTTCAATTAGAAGACTTAGCACAAGGCTTCCGGAATATTGAACAAAGTAGTGAATTATTTGAAAACCTATTTGAAGATGTTGATTTATATTCCAAACGGCTAGGTGCTTCAGCTCAAAAACAAAATCAAACAATTTCTGCAGTTATGAAGGAATTGGCTACCTTAGATATTGCGCATAAAGGGGATGCTCTTGGAGATGCTTATGAGTATCTAATCGGTCAATTTGCCTCAGATTCAGGTAAGAAAGCTGGTGAGTTCTATACTCCCCAATCAATTTCTACTTTGATGACTCAGATTGTTCTAACGGGAAAAGAGGACCAAAAAGGCTTTAGTGTCTATGATGCTGCAATGGGGTCAGGATCACTTTTATTAAATGCTAAAAAATACTCTAATGAACCTGGAACAATCAATTATTTTGGTCAAGAGTTAAATACTTCAACTTATAACCTGGCTCGTATGAATATGATACTGCACGGAGTAGATGTTGCAAACCAACATCTTCATAATGGTGATACATTGGATGCAGATTGGCCGACAGAAGAGCCAACAAACTTCGACGCAGTATTAATGAATCCACCTTATAGTGCAAAGTGGACTGCAGACAAAGGATTTTTAGATGACCCACGTTTTTCTATATATGGTGTCCTAGCTCCTAAATCAAAGGCTGACTTTTCATTTTTATTGCATGGTTATTATCATTTGAAAGATACAGGGGTGATGGCAATTGTTCTGCCACATGGAGTATTATTCCGTGGAGCTTCTGAAGGGAAAATTCGGAAGATTCTATTGGAAAATGGGGCTATTGACACTGTTATTGGACTACCAGCAAATATTTTCTTTAATACCAGTATTCCAACTACTGTTATTATTCTAAAGAAAAACAGAGAGTCAAAAGACGTTCTGTTTATTGATGCCTCTAATGAATTCACGAAAGCTAAAAATCAAAATAACCTAGAAGATCAGCATATTCAAAAGATTTTGGATACTTATAGACAAAGAAAAGACATTGAAAAATACTCTCACTTAGCATCCTTTGATGAAATAATTGAAAATGATTTTAATTTAAATATTCCTCGTTATGTAGATACATTTGAGGAGGAAGAGCCAATCTCATTGGCTGAAGTTGCAAAAGAGCTTGAAGAAATTGATAAACAAATCGAAGAATCCAATGCAGCTCTTATCGAAATGGTACAAGAATTAACCGCGACCACTCCCGAAGCACAAGAAGAACTAGACCAATTTATTAACTTCCTCACAAAGATGGAATCTAAGGAAGGTGTTTTCCTTGGATAA
- a CDS encoding MepB family protein, with the protein MDSTGVLKRMFGEFELSRLEEWNKDYEGIIFNTNDSRLTVRSRLAKKTPKKAVYFVSFWEKNESGNNVAFKYDNSPELLAIVIIDLNRQGIFLLDKDVCVKRNILSNEKQSGKMAMRFYPPWCSRLNATAQKTQAWQLNYFKDYSK; encoded by the coding sequence ATGGATTCAACCGGAGTATTAAAAAGAATGTTTGGTGAATTCGAGTTATCGCGATTAGAAGAATGGAATAAGGATTATGAAGGTATCATTTTTAATACGAATGATTCAAGACTCACAGTAAGAAGTCGATTAGCTAAGAAAACACCCAAAAAGGCGGTATATTTTGTATCTTTCTGGGAAAAAAACGAATCTGGAAATAATGTGGCATTTAAATATGATAATAGTCCTGAATTACTTGCTATAGTCATTATTGACTTAAATAGACAAGGCATTTTTCTTCTAGATAAAGATGTTTGTGTTAAGAGAAACATTTTATCTAATGAAAAACAATCAGGGAAAATGGCTATGAGGTTTTACCCACCTTGGTGTTCACGGCTAAATGCCACCGCTCAGAAAACGCAGGCATGGCAACTAAACTACTTTAAAGATTATTCAAAGTGA
- a CDS encoding Y-family DNA polymerase: MMVMFDYSLERSEDILCIDVKSFFASVECVDRGYHPLKKLLVVMSHAENAGGLVLAASPMAKKVLGISNVSRKYEIPPHPELEIVPPRMNRYIEKNTEINHIYREYVSDEDLYIYSIDESFLSIRPSLELFKTNSAYELAKMIQRHVYRQTGLYVTIGIGDNMLLAKLALDNEAKNNKDFIAEWRYEDVPNTVWKIKELSDMWGIGRRTEQNLINSGIYSVYDLAHTNFYHLRQTMGVIGEQLYANAWGIDRSNIRIRYKPLEKSYGNSQVLPKDYTNRNEIKIVIREIAEQVATRIRKRHCQTGCVSLYIGYSQYEIERGFSRQMKIPVTSNSKKLIQYCLQLFDKHYGGQAVRNIGISYSKLSYTTDIQLDLFEDPEQQIANERLDYLVDKIRKKYGFKSLMHASSLLEGATAIDRTSLVGGHAGGMDGMK, encoded by the coding sequence TTGATGGTGATGTTTGATTATTCATTGGAAAGAAGCGAGGATATTCTTTGCATCGATGTAAAATCATTTTTCGCTTCTGTGGAGTGTGTCGACCGGGGCTATCACCCACTCAAAAAACTCTTAGTTGTGATGAGCCATGCTGAAAATGCAGGAGGTTTGGTTTTAGCAGCCTCACCGATGGCAAAAAAAGTACTCGGCATTAGTAACGTCTCTCGTAAATATGAAATTCCGCCCCACCCCGAGTTAGAAATCGTGCCACCCAGAATGAATCGCTACATTGAAAAAAACACAGAAATTAATCATATTTATCGAGAATATGTGAGCGATGAAGATTTGTATATTTACAGCATTGATGAATCGTTTTTATCGATTCGTCCTAGTTTAGAATTATTTAAAACAAATTCGGCCTATGAGCTAGCTAAAATGATTCAACGTCATGTTTATCGACAAACTGGTTTATACGTAACGATCGGAATCGGCGATAATATGCTGCTTGCCAAACTAGCTTTGGACAATGAAGCAAAAAATAATAAAGATTTCATTGCTGAATGGCGATACGAAGACGTACCGAACACCGTTTGGAAAATCAAAGAATTATCCGATATGTGGGGAATTGGCAGACGGACAGAACAAAACTTGATTAATTCAGGAATTTACTCTGTTTATGATTTAGCACACACGAATTTCTATCACTTAAGGCAGACCATGGGAGTTATTGGAGAGCAACTTTATGCGAATGCATGGGGGATTGACCGTAGTAATATCCGGATACGATACAAACCGTTAGAAAAAAGTTACGGAAATTCTCAAGTATTGCCTAAAGATTATACAAATCGGAACGAAATAAAAATCGTTATCCGAGAAATTGCAGAACAAGTCGCAACCAGGATTCGAAAACGACATTGCCAAACTGGCTGTGTGAGCTTGTATATTGGCTACTCGCAATATGAAATTGAACGAGGCTTTTCTCGGCAGATGAAAATTCCTGTTACTTCCAATTCAAAAAAGCTTATTCAATACTGCTTGCAGTTATTTGATAAACATTATGGGGGACAAGCTGTTCGGAATATCGGTATTTCCTATTCAAAACTCTCCTATACGACCGATATTCAATTGGACTTATTTGAAGATCCCGAGCAGCAAATCGCCAACGAGCGTTTGGATTACTTGGTAGATAAAATCAGGAAGAAATATGGATTCAAATCATTAATGCATGCCAGCAGCCTACTGGAAGGCGCAACAGCAATTGATCGCACCAGCTTAGTTGGCGGGCATGCTGGCGGAATGGATGGGATGAAATGA
- a CDS encoding DUF2975 domain-containing protein, giving the protein MNMKRFQVVCKVAAVLLKILAIMALCMVVFGLFFILFTKSNMYFTIDVSSRSFIFFVKNHPTEAEENLAALILSPPLLIVSAYTFWRGSSLFERLMDGGTPFSFDFAQSVKGLSLIIMMMDILTPLLYSLILTIIMKAGHYFTFGLSSYFFIGLLLYIVAEILHYGVNLQQLSDETV; this is encoded by the coding sequence ATGAATATGAAAAGGTTTCAGGTTGTATGTAAAGTAGCTGCTGTCTTATTAAAAATCTTAGCTATTATGGCATTATGCATGGTGGTGTTCGGGCTTTTCTTTATACTTTTCACTAAATCCAATATGTATTTTACTATTGATGTTTCAAGTAGGAGCTTTATTTTCTTTGTAAAAAACCATCCTACTGAGGCAGAAGAAAATTTGGCTGCTCTTATTCTATCTCCTCCACTTTTAATCGTTTCTGCTTATACTTTTTGGAGAGGTAGTTCACTTTTTGAACGATTAATGGATGGAGGCACTCCTTTTTCATTTGATTTTGCACAATCAGTCAAGGGGCTTAGTCTTATTATTATGATGATGGATATTTTAACTCCCTTGCTCTATTCACTCATTTTAACGATTATTATGAAAGCTGGACATTATTTTACATTTGGCTTATCTAGCTATTTTTTTATTGGTCTCCTCCTCTATATTGTAGCAGAGATTTTACATTACGGAGTCAACTTGCAACAGCTATCCGATGAGACTGTTTAA
- a CDS encoding helix-turn-helix domain-containing protein, with translation MPIIINLDQVMAEKKVLLKDLANEIGISNVNLSKLKTGKVAAIRFSTLEAICKALNCQPGDILEYVNEESRNPQNEHER, from the coding sequence ATGCCAATCATTATAAATCTGGACCAAGTCATGGCTGAGAAAAAAGTACTGCTAAAAGATTTGGCTAATGAAATCGGAATCTCCAATGTAAATCTATCAAAGCTCAAAACTGGTAAAGTAGCTGCTATACGTTTTTCAACACTTGAAGCGATTTGTAAAGCCTTGAATTGTCAGCCAGGAGATATTTTGGAATATGTAAACGAAGAAAGTAGGAATCCTCAAAATGAGCATGAAAGATAA
- a CDS encoding GNAT family N-acetyltransferase, which produces MELLKKQFAIDLGCPVSAFENNENLFITANANNDMRYWTRNNGTIICHEGHIYCRTDNSELTKKLQETYQTTPADWFTEVKNIKKLTTILSEFNYEIINASPFLIPCKQSVEFMENEHFVYYSEEEIEQFKGDKRFSQSFCFSETDPDKIAIAYVENGEILAMSGANKNGRHTWEIGIEIIGNHQGKGLATRLVRAITQKIIELGQGEILPIYGTQFTHTKSMNVAIRAGYKLGWTEIMIASSFTRI; this is translated from the coding sequence ATGGAACTATTAAAAAAACAATTTGCAATCGACTTAGGTTGTCCGGTGTCGGCATTTGAGAATAATGAAAATTTGTTCATAACGGCAAATGCTAATAATGATATGCGTTACTGGACCAGAAATAACGGAACAATTATTTGTCATGAGGGACATATTTATTGTCGGACGGATAACAGCGAACTTACCAAAAAATTGCAAGAAACATATCAAACAACGCCTGCCGACTGGTTCACAGAGGTAAAGAATATTAAGAAATTGACAACTATTTTAAGTGAGTTCAATTATGAAATTATCAATGCTTCCCCTTTTTTAATCCCTTGCAAACAATCAGTGGAATTCATGGAAAATGAACATTTTGTGTATTATTCTGAAGAAGAAATAGAACAATTTAAAGGCGATAAACGATTTTCTCAGTCCTTCTGCTTTAGTGAAACTGACCCGGATAAAATAGCCATTGCTTACGTAGAAAATGGCGAGATTTTAGCTATGTCCGGTGCTAATAAGAACGGCCGACATACTTGGGAAATCGGCATTGAAATCATTGGAAATCATCAAGGGAAAGGTTTAGCGACACGATTGGTTAGAGCAATTACTCAAAAGATTATTGAATTGGGCCAGGGTGAGATTCTTCCCATTTATGGCACTCAATTCACCCACACAAAATCAATGAACGTTGCCATTAGAGCTGGCTATAAATTAGGCTGGACAGAGATTATGATTGCATCGTCTTTTACTAGGATATGA